One Pseudomonas sp. HOU2 genomic window carries:
- a CDS encoding cupin domain-containing protein, whose protein sequence is MHPPILNLHQVELEPLPEALAPEGEAAGRYQQRLARIGQQLGAQKLGYRLYALPPGMRGSPFHSHRVNEEMFYVVAGEGEVRLGAERFAIRAGDVIACPPGGPEMAHQIINTSDAELRYLAVSTQQQPDICEYPDSNKYAVMDNFKVDAQGNASGFVAVARQADGVDYWDGE, encoded by the coding sequence ATGCATCCGCCCATCCTCAACCTGCACCAGGTCGAACTCGAACCCCTGCCCGAAGCCCTTGCCCCGGAAGGCGAAGCCGCCGGTCGCTACCAGCAGCGCCTGGCGCGCATCGGCCAGCAGCTTGGCGCGCAGAAGCTGGGTTACCGCTTGTACGCGTTGCCACCCGGCATGCGTGGCAGCCCGTTTCACAGCCATCGGGTCAATGAAGAGATGTTCTATGTCGTAGCCGGCGAGGGCGAAGTACGGTTGGGCGCAGAGCGCTTTGCGATCCGCGCGGGTGATGTGATTGCCTGCCCGCCGGGTGGCCCGGAAATGGCGCACCAGATCATCAACACCAGCGATGCCGAGTTGCGTTATCTGGCGGTCAGCACCCAGCAGCAACCGGATATCTGCGAATACCCGGACTCCAACAAATACGCGGTGATGGACAACTTCAAGGTCGATGCCCAAGGCAATGCGTCAGGCTTTGTTGCCGTGGCGCGGCAGGCGGATGGGGTGGATTACTGGGATGGTGAATAA
- a CDS encoding DUF1993 domain-containing protein yields the protein MTISLYAASVPVFQQMLNALSDVLKKAEAHATEKNIDPNAFLQARLYPDMFPLVRQVQIAVDFAKGVSSRLAEVEIPKYDDTETTFTELQALIAKVLAYIGEIKPEQINGKEGIEIVTRPGTPKEKRFSGQAYLLSYGLPQFFFHVTTAYDLLRHNGVEVGKRDYMGAY from the coding sequence ATGACCATTTCCCTGTACGCCGCATCCGTCCCGGTTTTTCAACAAATGCTCAACGCCCTGAGCGATGTCCTGAAAAAGGCTGAAGCCCACGCCACCGAAAAAAACATCGACCCGAACGCCTTCCTGCAAGCGCGCCTGTACCCGGACATGTTCCCGCTGGTGCGTCAGGTGCAGATCGCGGTCGACTTCGCCAAAGGCGTGTCCTCGCGTCTGGCCGAAGTCGAAATCCCGAAATATGACGACACCGAAACTACCTTCACCGAGCTGCAGGCGCTGATCGCCAAGGTCCTGGCCTACATCGGCGAGATCAAGCCGGAGCAGATCAACGGCAAGGAAGGCATCGAGATCGTGACCCGTCCGGGCACGCCGAAAGAGAAGCGCTTCAGCGGCCAGGCCTACCTGCTGAGCTACGGTCTGCCGCAGTTCTTCTTCCACGTGACCACTGCCTATGACCTGCTGCGTCATAACGGTGTTGAAGTGGGCAAACGCGATTACATGGGCGCGTACTAA
- a CDS encoding shikimate 5-dehydrogenase: MQMNPNKDTQLCMSLSGRPGNFGLRFHNHLYEQLGLNFYYKAFSSQDLPGAVGGIRALGIRGCGVSMPFKEACIALVDELDASAAAIQSINTIVNTNGHLKAYNTDYIAIAQLLETHAVPKDTTFALRGSGGMAKAVASALRDGGYKNGLIVARNERAGRVLADSLGYRWQAELGEERPQMLINVTPVGMDGGPEAGQLAFEPEVIKAADTVFDVVAIPSETPLIVRGRAEGKKVITGLEVIAIQALEQFVLYTGVRPNEEQFAAAVNFARS, from the coding sequence ATGCAGATGAATCCCAACAAAGACACCCAACTGTGCATGTCCCTGTCCGGGCGCCCGGGGAATTTCGGTCTGCGCTTTCATAACCATTTGTACGAGCAGTTGGGCCTGAACTTCTATTACAAGGCGTTCAGCAGCCAGGATCTGCCGGGAGCCGTCGGCGGCATTCGTGCGCTGGGGATTCGTGGTTGTGGCGTGTCGATGCCGTTCAAGGAAGCGTGCATCGCGCTGGTCGATGAGCTGGATGCGTCGGCAGCCGCGATCCAGTCGATCAACACCATCGTCAACACCAACGGCCATCTCAAGGCCTACAACACCGATTACATCGCCATCGCGCAATTGCTGGAAACCCACGCGGTGCCAAAGGATACGACGTTCGCCCTGCGCGGCAGCGGCGGCATGGCCAAAGCGGTGGCCAGTGCCTTGCGCGATGGTGGCTACAAGAACGGCTTGATCGTTGCGCGTAACGAGCGCGCCGGACGGGTTCTGGCGGACTCGCTGGGCTATCGCTGGCAGGCGGAGCTGGGCGAAGAGCGGCCGCAGATGCTGATCAATGTCACCCCGGTGGGCATGGACGGCGGGCCGGAAGCCGGGCAACTGGCGTTCGAACCAGAAGTGATCAAGGCCGCCGACACCGTGTTCGATGTGGTGGCGATCCCGTCGGAAACGCCGCTGATCGTGCGCGGGCGAGCCGAAGGTAAAAAGGTCATCACCGGGCTGGAGGTGATTGCGATCCAGGCGCTGGAGCAATTTGTGCTGTACACCGGAGTGCGGCCAAATGAAGAGCAGTTTGCGGCGGCGGTGAATTTCGCCCGCAGTTGA
- a CDS encoding DUF480 domain-containing protein: MTTELATTTDEPRLNATEIRILGALIEKQATSPETYPLTLNALVLACNQKTSREPVMNLTQGQVGQSLRALESHGYAKLVMGSRADRWEHKLDKALELVPAQVILTGLMFLRGPQTVNELLTRSGRMHDFEDAEQVVHQLERLIARGLAVLIPRQAGQREDRYTHALSDPADIEAILAARQNPGERATSGVSVERIEELEARIAALEERLARLE, translated from the coding sequence ATGACCACCGAACTAGCAACCACCACCGACGAACCACGGCTCAACGCCACGGAAATCCGCATTCTGGGTGCGTTGATCGAAAAACAGGCCACCAGCCCGGAAACCTATCCGCTGACCCTTAATGCGCTGGTGCTGGCCTGCAATCAGAAAACCAGCCGCGAACCGGTGATGAACCTGACTCAAGGTCAGGTTGGCCAAAGCTTGCGAGCGCTGGAAAGCCACGGTTACGCGAAACTGGTCATGGGCAGTCGCGCTGATCGCTGGGAGCACAAGCTCGACAAGGCGCTGGAGCTGGTGCCGGCCCAGGTCATTCTCACCGGTTTGATGTTCCTGCGTGGCCCACAAACGGTGAATGAGCTGCTGACCCGCAGTGGCCGCATGCATGATTTCGAAGATGCCGAGCAGGTGGTGCATCAGCTCGAGCGCTTGATCGCGCGTGGGCTGGCGGTTTTGATTCCCCGTCAGGCCGGTCAGCGTGAAGACCGCTACACCCATGCACTGAGCGATCCGGCAGATATCGAGGCGATCCTGGCGGCGCGGCAGAATCCTGGAGAGCGCGCGACCAGCGGTGTGTCAGTTGAACGCATCGAAGAACTGGAAGCACGGATTGCCGCACTGGAAGAGCGTCTGGCGCGCCTCGAATAA